From a region of the Brevibacterium siliguriense genome:
- a CDS encoding TetR family transcriptional regulator C-terminal domain-containing protein, which translates to MVTTNEGAQSAPESLVSRVRIAIKDARINHSEVARRIGLDASKMSKSLAGTRKFRVEEISHIAELTGVTTDWLTTGRTARPPRRTMVADVAPALSESPADDSADDLAGDARTAQADEGAALGPASEQDWMSKGTRNRLKIIAAAWRLYADLGIDKVRTEDVADSAGVTSSTVNYHFRTKDQLLQAALRYSLDVIAETRHLNDSADPMGVLRHFARIHAGVDRKIRSVWSIWLQCWARAATDESARANVTAVYGEWMDMITTVIDGGQRAGTIRTGDTALMVKSLSIFIDGLGVARTTEHMPITDDEALAMLENYLRAHILNSDASTDDTRTPKSDRAAVVGRPEPTS; encoded by the coding sequence GTGGTCACGACGAACGAAGGCGCCCAGAGCGCACCGGAATCACTGGTCAGCCGTGTCCGCATCGCAATCAAAGACGCGAGGATCAACCACAGCGAGGTTGCCCGACGCATCGGTCTCGACGCGAGCAAAATGTCGAAATCCCTAGCTGGAACACGAAAATTCCGGGTCGAGGAGATCTCTCACATCGCCGAACTCACCGGGGTCACCACGGATTGGCTGACGACAGGGCGAACGGCACGGCCACCTCGGCGAACAATGGTCGCCGACGTTGCTCCCGCTCTCAGCGAATCACCCGCCGACGATTCCGCAGATGACCTCGCAGGTGATGCGCGCACGGCGCAAGCCGATGAGGGAGCGGCCCTCGGACCGGCGTCCGAACAGGACTGGATGTCGAAAGGCACCCGCAATCGGCTGAAGATCATCGCTGCGGCCTGGCGGCTCTATGCCGATCTCGGCATCGACAAGGTCCGCACCGAGGATGTCGCGGACTCGGCCGGAGTGACCTCCTCGACGGTGAACTATCACTTCCGGACGAAAGACCAGCTGCTGCAGGCAGCCCTGCGCTATTCGCTCGACGTCATCGCCGAGACGCGTCACCTCAACGACTCCGCCGACCCCATGGGCGTGCTCCGTCACTTCGCCCGCATTCATGCCGGAGTCGACCGGAAGATCCGGAGTGTGTGGTCGATCTGGCTCCAGTGCTGGGCCCGTGCAGCCACCGACGAAAGCGCCCGGGCGAACGTCACCGCCGTCTACGGCGAGTGGATGGACATGATCACCACGGTCATCGACGGCGGTCAGAGAGCCGGAACGATCCGGACCGGCGACACCGCGCTCATGGTCAAATCCCTGTCGATCTTCATCGACGGCCTGGGCGTGGCCCGCACCACCGAACACATGCCCATCACGGACGACGAGGCGCTGGCCATGCTTGAGAACTACTTGAGGGCTCACATCCTCAACAGCGACGCGTCCACCGACGACACCCGAACCCCGAAGTCAGACCGGGCCGCCGTAGTCGGTCGGCCCGAACCGACGTCTTAG
- a CDS encoding ABC transporter substrate-binding protein: MRTPNRRQALGAGLAVAGAAGLSACGGAEVGAADAGDPVKGGTLRVGVTGGNSADTVDAHIPVNSGDIARTVNLYNCLLSRTDDYKIQPELAESFEPNSDSTVWTATLRQGIKFSDGRDITPEDVVFSFERINDPDDPKTASSSFTMLDKVVATGDRTVEFRLSEPNGLLNDSVSEYTTGIVPSDYDPKNPVCSGPFKLKSHSPGQSTVLERNEYYWRNSTYLDDVSILNFNDSDALINALLSSQVDAIAQIPLALVEVIDADERMAILNSKTGMWLPFTMRVDKKPFDDVRVRQAFRLVVDREQMIEQVLSGYGTIGNDMFGPLSENYPNFPQRKQDIPKAKKLLAEAGYPDGLEVELVTAPIQSGTVEAAQVFAQQAAAAGITVKIRKVDATTFFGDEYLKWDFAQDFWYTRDFLPQCVSCAMDISPFNETHWVDKEFSSIVQKARGFSESSKRKNLEHEAQKMLYDEGGYIIWGFANQVDAYQKYVGGLKENATGRPLGGWRLDRVWIGEV; this comes from the coding sequence ATGAGAACACCGAACCGAAGACAAGCGCTGGGCGCGGGCCTTGCCGTGGCCGGCGCAGCGGGCTTGAGCGCCTGTGGCGGTGCGGAAGTCGGCGCCGCCGACGCCGGAGACCCCGTCAAGGGCGGGACCCTGCGCGTCGGGGTCACCGGCGGCAACTCCGCGGACACCGTCGACGCCCACATCCCGGTCAACAGCGGAGATATCGCCCGTACCGTCAACCTCTACAACTGTCTGCTGTCGCGGACCGATGACTACAAGATCCAGCCCGAGCTGGCAGAGTCGTTCGAACCGAATTCCGATTCGACCGTGTGGACAGCCACCCTACGCCAGGGCATCAAGTTCTCCGATGGACGCGACATCACCCCTGAAGACGTTGTCTTCAGCTTCGAAAGGATCAACGACCCCGACGATCCGAAGACTGCGTCGTCGAGCTTTACGATGCTCGACAAGGTCGTCGCCACCGGTGACAGGACCGTCGAGTTCAGGCTCTCTGAACCCAACGGCCTGCTCAACGATTCGGTATCCGAATACACGACTGGGATAGTCCCGTCCGACTACGATCCGAAGAACCCGGTGTGCTCGGGGCCATTCAAACTCAAGTCCCACAGTCCGGGGCAGTCGACGGTGCTCGAACGCAACGAGTACTACTGGAGGAACTCGACCTACCTCGACGACGTCTCCATCCTCAACTTCAACGACTCCGACGCCCTCATCAACGCACTCCTGTCCTCACAGGTCGATGCGATCGCGCAGATACCGCTGGCCCTTGTCGAGGTCATCGACGCCGACGAAAGAATGGCCATCCTCAACTCGAAGACGGGCATGTGGCTGCCGTTCACCATGCGCGTGGACAAGAAGCCCTTCGACGATGTCCGCGTACGCCAAGCCTTCCGCCTCGTCGTCGATCGAGAACAGATGATCGAACAGGTGCTGTCCGGCTACGGAACCATCGGCAACGACATGTTCGGGCCGCTCAGCGAGAATTACCCGAACTTCCCACAGCGCAAGCAGGACATTCCCAAAGCCAAGAAGCTTCTGGCTGAAGCAGGCTACCCCGATGGACTCGAAGTCGAACTCGTCACCGCGCCCATTCAATCCGGGACTGTCGAAGCGGCCCAGGTCTTCGCTCAACAGGCTGCGGCCGCAGGAATCACGGTGAAGATCCGCAAGGTGGATGCGACGACGTTCTTCGGCGACGAATACCTCAAGTGGGATTTTGCTCAAGACTTCTGGTATACCCGCGACTTCCTCCCGCAGTGCGTCTCGTGCGCGATGGATATCTCCCCGTTCAACGAAACTCACTGGGTCGACAAGGAGTTCTCCTCCATCGTGCAGAAGGCCCGCGGATTTTCCGAGAGCAGCAAGCGGAAGAACCTCGAACACGAAGCGCAGAAGATGCTCTACGACGAAGGCGGTTACATCATCTGGGGTTTCGCCAATCAGGTGGACGCCTATCAGAAGTACGTCGGCGGTCTGAAGGAGAACGCCACCGGCAGACCACTGGGCGGCTGGCGACTTGACCGCGTATGGATCGGAGAGGTGTGA
- a CDS encoding ABC transporter permease — protein sequence MFGKVIGKRLIFSAFILLAVSLLVFGATLLLPGDAARAILGQQATPERIAALNEQLGLNDPAWLRYLHWLGGLFVGDFGTSSASGGPVSELLGDRLGASFILMAIAAIISVPLGIGLGVYQALHRGKRRDQTMTGISLVLASMPEFVIGIGLVALFATSVFQILPAVTLAPPGDPVWKRPEQLILPTLTLVLVVTPYIVRMMRTTMIEVLDSGFVEMARLKGVPEKRVIMRHAVPHALGPVAQVVAIQLAWLAGGVVVVEFLFRYPGLGQALIDAVTYRDVQVVQAISMLVAAVYVVVNLAADVVGILTNPKLRSAA from the coding sequence ATGTTCGGCAAAGTCATCGGTAAGCGGCTGATCTTTTCCGCATTCATTCTCCTCGCCGTGTCCCTGCTGGTCTTCGGCGCCACCCTGCTGCTGCCCGGCGATGCCGCCCGGGCAATCCTCGGCCAGCAAGCCACCCCGGAGCGCATCGCGGCCCTGAACGAGCAGCTGGGACTCAACGACCCGGCTTGGCTGCGCTACCTTCACTGGCTGGGTGGACTCTTCGTGGGCGACTTCGGAACCTCCTCGGCGTCGGGAGGCCCCGTCTCCGAACTGCTCGGGGACCGCCTCGGGGCGTCGTTCATTCTCATGGCGATCGCGGCTATCATCTCCGTGCCCTTGGGGATCGGGCTCGGCGTCTACCAGGCCCTTCACCGCGGGAAGCGCCGCGATCAGACAATGACCGGAATCTCCCTGGTGCTGGCGTCGATGCCGGAGTTCGTCATCGGCATCGGCCTCGTCGCTCTCTTCGCCACCTCGGTGTTCCAGATTCTGCCGGCAGTCACCCTGGCCCCGCCGGGAGATCCGGTGTGGAAACGGCCCGAGCAGCTCATCCTGCCGACGCTGACCCTCGTCCTCGTCGTCACCCCCTACATCGTGCGGATGATGCGGACGACGATGATCGAAGTCCTCGATTCCGGATTCGTTGAGATGGCTAGGCTCAAGGGTGTCCCGGAGAAGCGCGTGATCATGCGTCACGCCGTGCCCCACGCTCTCGGACCGGTCGCCCAGGTCGTCGCGATCCAGCTGGCCTGGTTGGCCGGCGGCGTGGTCGTCGTCGAGTTCCTGTTCCGCTACCCAGGACTCGGCCAAGCTCTCATCGACGCGGTGACCTACCGTGACGTGCAGGTCGTCCAGGCGATCTCCATGCTCGTCGCCGCAGTCTACGTCGTGGTGAATCTGGCGGCCGATGTCGTCGGCATCCTCACCAACCCGAAACTCAGGAGCGCAGCATGA
- a CDS encoding ABC transporter permease: MSTDANSLDDLKSAATDAAEVPKESATTYVPFYKRVLAQKQGKIGLAITLIIVVLALCGPLLLPWATGNTSTEFVTKPFSPYGLFGSDNLGRDVLSRFLAGGLTLIVYAALATALGMVVGAIIGMLAAYVGGTFDAVIMRINDVFLAIPQLVFALLAITVLGPQGWVLVTVIGLTHAPRIARVARSATLGVITEDYIKAAEMYAMPRWKVLIRELLPNITGPLSVEAGLRLTYSIGYIASLSFLGLGLQPPASDWGLMINENRIALSIQPWGVLLPVIAIALLTIGTNLLADSFARATASTSVEA; encoded by the coding sequence ATGAGCACCGACGCCAACAGCCTTGATGACCTCAAGTCCGCGGCCACCGATGCCGCTGAGGTGCCCAAGGAATCCGCCACCACCTATGTTCCCTTCTACAAGCGTGTGCTCGCCCAGAAGCAGGGCAAGATCGGTCTGGCGATCACGCTGATCATCGTCGTCCTGGCCCTGTGCGGTCCTCTGCTGCTGCCCTGGGCAACCGGCAACACCTCCACCGAGTTCGTCACAAAACCATTCAGTCCCTATGGTCTGTTCGGTTCGGACAACCTCGGCCGCGATGTGCTCTCCCGGTTCCTGGCCGGGGGACTGACGCTCATCGTCTACGCGGCGCTCGCCACGGCGCTCGGCATGGTCGTCGGTGCGATCATCGGCATGCTCGCCGCTTACGTCGGCGGCACGTTCGACGCCGTCATCATGCGTATCAACGATGTCTTCCTCGCCATCCCACAGCTCGTGTTCGCCCTCCTGGCGATCACCGTGCTCGGACCGCAAGGGTGGGTGCTCGTGACCGTCATCGGCCTCACCCACGCGCCACGCATCGCCCGCGTCGCGAGGTCCGCGACTCTGGGCGTCATCACCGAGGACTACATCAAGGCCGCGGAGATGTATGCGATGCCCAGGTGGAAGGTGCTCATCCGTGAGCTGCTGCCCAACATCACCGGGCCGCTGAGCGTGGAGGCGGGCCTGCGCCTGACCTACTCGATCGGGTACATTGCGTCGCTGTCGTTCCTCGGACTCGGACTCCAGCCCCCAGCGTCCGACTGGGGCCTGATGATCAACGAGAACCGCATCGCCCTGTCCATCCAGCCCTGGGGTGTGCTGCTGCCGGTCATCGCGATCGCGCTGCTGACCATCGGCACCAATCTGCTCGCGGACTCTTTCGCCCGAGCCACCGCATCAACATCCGTGGAGGCATGA